The sequence CAGGTCAACACGGTGAGAACCGAGTCACTCTGGTGTTCTTCCTGGGAGGTGTAACGTATGCAGAAATTGCTGCACTGCGATTTCTGTCCCAGATGGAAGATGGAGGCACAGAATATGTCATTGCCACTACAAAACTCATCAATGGAACAAGCTGGATTAAATCCTTGATGGAAAAACTGGAGCCTGCCCCTTTCTAGGGTTTGTGGCGAGAGACAGTGAAAGTGAGAGGCCCTGTGCGACGTCTTCTGGCATGGCTGCTTGAACGTCAGCAAAATATGACAGTGAAAGAAGCTCTCCCAAGACCAGCTCATCATGCAATTACCCTCATCCCTCTCTGCACTTGTTCTGACTGTTTGTGGAATTTCCTAGTAGACAAGCAGTTCTGAAAGGCACTAAAAACGAAATACACAGTGGAAGAAAGAGAGATCCCTGCTCGTGGTCTGAAATGGCAAATGAGcgctgagggagttggggtttGCCCTGGTCCTTCTATTTGGcaaattgcttcttttctttctctcagttTCATTTTAGTGGGAGATGTGATTACTTCTTTTCACCCTCCTCAGGTGCTGAGGAGGCAGGATGTTTTCTGTTCCTGATTTCATACCAGTGTTCCtagtctgtctgtctctctggTGCCTGATACATTCCATCAATGCACTGGATCTGTTTCTGTCAGAGATCTGTACCCAGGGTTCAGTTTCCTGCTCATCTTTCTGGTGAAAACCAACGAATCTGTgcttcccccagctccagcacattCACATCAACAGACAGCAGCAAGGGCCAGGCCACAGTAGCTAAATTTTTTCACATCCTTGGCATCTGATTGTACAACGGAAAGAGAATTGCTGTGAAGGGGAAGAAGTAACTTTTTTAGGTTTAGAAACTTTGTGGCTCTCAGGCATCTAGAATAAtgcactggcaggtgctgtaCTCCAACAAGCTCTCTGTTACAGTTAGTTAGCTGTAGGCCACACAAGTCCGCTGTCCTGTGTGCTTTAGCCAAGGCATTCATTGGGTTTCCTGCAGCAACAGCTAAACCTTAAACTATCCACATGCATGTCAACAGCAGTGACTACTAATACAACCAAATGCATCCAGAGTGTGAGGGAGACAGTTGAACCTTTAAATTCAATCACCCTCTCAAGGGATTGGTGTGAGGTGGCTTGTTTGTCCTAGGTACACCCACCTGACTCTGGAAGGCTACTCCAGAGTATGAATTACATCAGTGTGTCAAGCAAGAGCTTGTGTTCgaagacacacacaaacactcCCCGTGTGAGACTCAGGCCAAAAATAGCTAGGTCAGTGACCTAGTAAACAGTGGGTTTGAAACAGACACTTTTTTCACCCCCCTGTTCAGTTTATAAATTGTACTTGCTGCCACAAGCTGTTGTAGAGCTCAGACttagaaaatggaattttccaTGGTCTTTATAGCTGGGTCTTTGGTGTTGCTGAGCCAGTGTGTGCAAGAGGCAGCTTCTGGCTCCAAAAGACTCAGCCTTGCTAAGTGCCAAAGGCTGGGAAGGCAGACCAGGGCTCATGGCTTGTGCCTGTGCTGCTACACCTCAGCCCCTTGCCTGCTCACTGTCACTATACCCACATGCTTCAACAGCAACCACAGGGGACTCTGTTTCACACTGCATTTCACTCTtaagaacaacttaaaaccCACCCCACACCTTAAATCACTCtctttgcaaacatttctgaTCTTAGTTATCCTGCATTATGCATAATATGTCccaaaaaaacttttatttttccaagcCGTTATGACTGTGGGTTTCAGTCTCTTGGTTTTTTGCCAGGTTGAGTTCTGCCAAATCAGCCCCTTCACAGAGCCCCTCTGTCTGTTTAACTTCAGTTTACTTATTAGAATAAAGCAAATTTGTATTTGATCTTTGATTGAAAGTGTTTGCTCACACTCTCTTTCTctggaatacaaaaataaataaaataaacccctGCATTGTGGTAGCTGTATCCTTCTCCCCGTGCCCCAGGATAACTGAATTACAAGTTGAAACTATTTTTCTAACATctggatgttttttctttaggcTTATGCACTAATTGCATTCTGTTCTGCCACTTAACATACTACATCAGAAATACTTACAGGATTTCCTGACTTCTaaagaaaagtacatttttaatgatTGGAGACCAGGTGGGTGGGCAACTTGTCTATTTGtcttacaaaaacaaaacatgctgCAGCTTTGACAATGATGCAAGGAGCAAACGTGGATTGCCTTGCTCTGCATTATTTCCACAGTTCCACTGTGAAGTAGGtaatttcacagaatttaaaaagaaaatggaagtagCACTGGATCAAAAATTAGATGTTACtgtgcagagaaaaataaataatgtgatTCAGCACAATCCTTAGGGAGTGCCCTTGGCTTGGCCTTGAGGGTCTTTGTATTATTGCAATTtccagatacattttttttaatcttaaaatttGAACTAATCACAAGGAAGTTAATAGCACTGATCAGGCTAGTTTGTGAACTCAGGTTATGGCCTGTAAAAACTACACCACAAATGAATAAAGGAAACTGTGCAAAGAACCAGTTCAACAGCTTGCTTACTCTTTCACTTGGACCAGCAAATTTCTGTGGGTTTTAGTTACACTAGAGGcaaaacttattttgaaaatactttttgctgTATACTTAGGCAAACTCTGATTGATCAACAATGCAGTGTATTTTTTGGCAGACCGCAGCCTGCACCAGCAGCAAGCTAAAGCCATGCGGACCCTCAACAAAGTCTCTTCCTGGAACTATCCaacaccaacaacaaaaaataaaagccatctTGACGTTGATCGATTCTCTGGAGGAGCAATTACTACTTAACGGGCTTCCTGAGCAGCTTGATTATGTTCTGCTTCTGTCTAAGGCCTTGCTGACCATGTGGGTAATAATTTGATAACAAGAGAGCCTAATTAAATTAAGGGGCCATTTTCTACATCATAATATCTTTGTAGGTAAGAGATTTGATTTGCAGTACATACTattcctcctctctgctgtctGCATTTGTCTGatttacaagcaaaaaaagaaaacattgccTAACCTCCACCCCAAAGGACTTTCACTTTTCATATAGCATTAtcagaaagcagttttgctaaaaataaacatatagCTTACCTctctccaccccacccccttgcTGCAGAAGGAGTTACAGTGCTCACTCGCTAAAAGGTAGGGATGACTTCTTGGATGTGCAAGGGTGTAGCTAGAGCAGTGAACTAGTGACAGTGCACCAACTAAACTATCTTCAGTGCTCACTCTCTTCTGATAAAAAAGAGCCCGCACAGTTCCATCCTGTAATGTGCCACCGATCTGGGACGATGCCCAGCTGTATGTGAGCACCCTCCTCCCCAAGTGGCCCACAGAAGCACAGGGTTCTCAGAGAATGAGCAAGAGGCACAAAAGCCTTCCAGATAACTGCAGAATAAGAAGTGTAAGATGGCACAACTCTTTGTTAGAGGAAAACCCCCcacatttaaacaaatgcaGGTTTTGACCTGGTAACTTTAAGCCACGGTGCTTAAACTCATGAAATACTGTTGACAAAAGCgctctggggaaggggagctATTTGGCATGCTCTGTACTGCCGTGCAGCACAGAGCGCAAAGGCGCTATGTCATACAATAACTGGTCCTGACCACACCTAGTGCATTAGTCCTCATGTGGGCTGCAAACACAACCTCATTACTCCTGGCTCTCAGACGAGCAGATCAGAAGGGGATCAAACTACAGCACAAACCATTTAGGAGCCAGAAATTCAAGGggcagctgcagaacaaaactAGAGAGAAATAGGAACTTTACAAAGTAGAGCCCATCATCTACCTAGGTAAgcagtttatttctttattaacaTCTTTTTAGATAACAAGAAATCATGTAAAGCCTATAAATAGAAAACTTCAATGCTTTGAACAACTGGGAAACCATGGCTcgttttaaaatgcagtagtTTCTGTAACGTATACATGTGCCTAAGCTCAGAACTCTTTAATAAGACCAAAAAGTGAACTCTTTATCACAAGAGCTCTTTATATTCTAAGTAGCAAGATGGGAATTCAGTTTACTTTAGCTGGCTTTAGactgtttagaaaataaataatccttCCAAGTTAACTTTATCATAAGTCTggtttaaaattccttttatgTGCTTGACCAAGAGTATAGCTACTTTTGATCAGGCACAGTTAtgatcaaaattaaaaaaacatgtaaattgGAAAGGTAATAGAATGTTTAGACAGGTCTTCACAGCTTTAACTCTAAGGAACCAACAACTTCTGTGAAATAGTTCAGATTTTATATTAAACTAACAAATGAGCAATCGCTTCTAACATGATGTGCAAGtataactttaaaatacagctagAAGATGAATTCTAAAGCATCTTATACCGTGTCTCCCatttaaaggttatttttaacgTGAGATATAAATATTTGCCTGTGCAAACTTGTATTTAAGCCCCACTTTTCGTCATTCTTAAACAAATGGCTCTGTTTGTGCCAGTATCTCCATTAGATGCAATTATATCATTAAATATTAATGGTGGCTTCCTTGGAGAAATTGACCACTTTGATCAGAACACAGTGTTGGTAATGCACCATCAGCGACTGCTCTGAACGTGAAGCTTCCTGGATGCACAAACACTGACACAGGGGGAAAGATACCAGGAGCCAGCTGGGCTCTGTAAGGGCTTCTGGCCTGTACTGACACAGCCATGTCCACTGCCTGTGtgtctgtattttaatttgcttagTTACCAGTCCTAATTTGGAGACTTTGATCAGCTGCTGGACTCCTTTCCAACACTGTGCAGCTCAGCAACCCCGTACAGGACTCTGAGCAAGCACATACAAGTCCGAAGTGATGCTAACAACCTTCTTAGAAGGACAGGTGGCCATTAACCTTCCTGAACACAGCCATTTCTCCCCACAGCAGGGCCACCCTGTCGGCTCTGCAGTTTCCTTGCTCAGAAAGACTTATCCTGTCCCTTTGCTTACAGAGTGGGGAGtagcagggcagcagccagccccagggaccctacctgctgcagcaccggGGAGAACCATGCCGGACTCCTTCGCCATCCACTTTCTCAAGgtgctgaaggagctgctggCCTTCGTGCTGTTCAGTTACACCGTGCTGGTCGGGGCGCTGCTGCTCGCCGGCTGGACCACGTACTTCTTGGTGCTTAAATGAGAGCTCCCCTTCTGCCGCTGCTGCCACAGGCAACTGGCTCCACCATGCAGCTCGTCCTGCGTGTCTGCTGGGCACACAGAACGGCGGTCCCTTGCTCCTGCGCCAACTCTGCAAGCGTTTTGTTTCGTTACTGTCTAATCACAATCTTATTTTCTTATGTACgaataaagatttaaaaaaaaaaaatctgcatacCTGCATACATGCACTTTACTAGTCTTTCTGCCTCTTGCAGATTCTTTGTGTCTCCTAGACACTTGCCCCTCTtcccagaaatatttaaaacccTCTCAGCAGTTTTCTCCTGAGATTCTCACCCCACGCCCCATTTCGAGAGCATGGCAGTCTGCCGAGCACAGCGGAAGGATGCAACACAATTCAAACATGACCAACATCTCAAATAAACAAGTCCTGCCTTGTTCAGCTCTGCCTTATTAAAGGTGTGAAGGCAGAGATACAGAAATTACTTGTCATTTTTTCAGAAGTCCTGAAAAGAGACATTTCAAACCAGCACGTTTCCCTTTTCCTACAGTTTTATGAGGGAACACCAACACCACATTACCTACAGCGCTATTACCTGGCACTCTCAAGTGTGCAACACTTTTCAACAAATGCTCAAAACACAGAGTTAGCCAAAATACGTGCCTGTGATACAGCACTGCCTCACTAAAAGTAAACAGTGCTGAGTAAACTGATTCTCATAGAGAACAGACAGGAATTTCTGCTATAGATAAAAAGACTTAATTAACGAGGGCCTTTCATGTGAAACTATACAGGAAACCTTtgctggagaagctggggaTTATCACTAGTGCGGGACTAGCCAAACCCAGAGCAGCATCATATCctcttgaaaaacaaagaattaaacCGGGGTGGGGCGCAGGACCTGTGGGAGGCAAGCCAGCACACCCTCAGCCCACTGCCCTGCTGATGCCCTGAGACGGAGCTGAGGGCCGCGCTCTGCTGAGCCGGGCTGGCAGGCCGGGTGCCTCCCAGCAGGGCACACCGAGGAGCGGGCCAAGCACGGCCCGAGCTGAGAGCTCCCAACACCACTCCCGCCTCCAAGACCCATCAAGGCGTGTCCCCAGGCACCGCCGATACCTGCAGCCACCGGGGCGGCGGAGCAGCCGACCCCAGGGCGGAGGAGCCGCCACCACCCGCCCGCCACCTCAGGCAGCCGCCTCCCTCACAGCGCCCCTCCCGCCCTCGGCCAACGGCCGCCCGCGCGCCCCGCCGCACGTGCCCACCCCCTGCGCATGCGCCGCGCCGGGAAATCAGCCCCGCCCGCTCCGAACTCCCTCTGTCCCCGGCGCGTTGACGTCACTTCCGGCACACCGCCCTGTCCCAAGATGGCGGCGGGCAGCCGGTGGCTCCGGAGCTGCTGTTCCTTCCTCAGGTACCGCGGTGGCCCCCGCCGCTCCAGGGCCCGAGGGCGCGGCGGAGCCGGGGCGGTGCAGGCGTTCAGGCAAACACCCGGGTGGCCGTTACCGGGCTGGTGCGGGCCGGGCGCGGCCGACAGGGCTGTAGTCAGGCCCCCGCCTCGGCTCCGGGCCGCTGAGGGCCTTTGCGGCTCCGGGCCCGTGCCTTCTGCCCGCTGTAACCGAGCCAGCCACGGCTGGAGCGGCAGCCTGTGCCACCGAAATGGCCGTAACCTACCTCCTCCGCCTCCAGATGCCACGGTGGGATAGCACGAGCAGTAGGAGTTGTGATACACATACAGCGCTTGCCACTGGTGGTCGGTAGTTTCAAAgtacagaagaaggaaaagtgactcgttattttcagaaaattgctGTACAACACAAAAGTTCTCATGACTGGGTGCTGCTGTTCTTCTGCTCGAGTGTTTCAGTGACAGGCCCAGGGCCCATGGGCACTTACACAACTTTGCATGTAAATAAAACTGGCTGCAGGAGGCCCTAAGTGTCGCTGGGTCACAGCAGGTTATTACTGGTCCTGCTGCTCACCTGCATGTACCACACAGCACTTTTAAGcatgctttttaatttgtttttcattatcaTTAAATATTAGCAGTATGATAGTACCAGATACATTTCCGCTCTCAAAGGATTAATAACCTgctatgtttgttttcttctcttgcacTTAAGTAATagaattttaaacaaacttaATGTTTAATAAGcttatatttaataataagTTTAAACTTACTAATTCACTATTACACATCTTTATTACAGAAGCCTGGTAGAGATGAGGTCACCTAGAGCAGCTTCTAGgtgttcttttcctctttcatacCCATTTCCTACCATACGCTGGTTATTTCTTGCACTTAACTTTGCTTCTTGCATTTCCAGACAAAGCTTCCCTGTTCTGGCCAGGATTCCTAGGCGCTGCCTCTCAGGCATGAATGGACGATGGCACCAAATGGCAGGCATGGGGCTGGGAGTGGCGTTGTGTGCAGTCCCAGTCGTGGAGGTAATATATCCAAAGTGAGAGACATGTAGCAAACAGTTTAATATTCAAAACCACCTGCTTAGCATTTTACAAACTGGTACTCGCCCTCAGAACTGCATTCCTTCCCGGCGATCCCAGGTGTTTAAGTCTGTTGTTAAAGTtgttaaggaaaagaaatgagaaagacaATGTCTATCTTTAATAACACCTTGCAAAAAACAGCTGCCTTGTTTTACACTGGCAAAACAGCAGGGAGAATTAGACTGTCCAACCTTGTAGCTAACCCTGGTGCTCTTCCTTAGTTATTTGTTACTAATAACACTCATATGAAAGTCAGTGAAAAGCTCATGCAAATGTCTtatctttcagaaacagaactcaGTTTCTCTCAGTAATGATGCCTTGATTAAAAGAGCAGTTTCCTTGGTAACAGACAGTACTTCTACACTCCTCTCTCAAACAACGTATGCATTGATTGAAGCATTGACAGAGTATACAAAGGTAAACTGAGAGATTACGCACTTTGCTAGCAAGTCAGTACTGGCAATACTAAATTATCTGGCACTAACTACACCTGTTAAACCATACTTAAAATGGACttcgttttttttttaattttaataaaagaggTGTGGGGGGTTGGAGATGTCAGTTCCCTAGGAAACAGTGGGATAGGGCTCACTGTTCTACTATAACAaacacagaagttatttttagcCGTGTTAGGCTGTTGCTTTGAGCTTGAACTTAAGCTGAAATGACCCATGTCTCAGAACTGGGGCTAAAGAAACTTGTAACAGTTACTGGATACCTGCATACTAAGTAGGATACACCAGCTGtattcttcagtattttatttacctTCTGTGCCCCTTTCTAAGGCCATGAACTTGAGTTTCATCAGAAGAATTCAGTGAGCCATATTTAAGTCTGAATCAAGAAGATATTgctgtaattttataaataagtGCCAATTTGAGTAAAGTATTTGCATTCCAGTTTACTTCCTTATTAGTATGGCAAGTATATAAAGAGATGCTGTCCACAGCACTGCTGTAGGCAGGCAGCAAACGCTGTCAGTGCCTCCAAAATTGCAGTGAACTGGAGAACAAAGCATCTTTGGAACCATTCAGCAATTTTGCTAATTAACACTGAGACAACATCAGAGATATACAGATTGTCATGTAACTGTGTGAAATGATTCCTTTGCAGGCAGTTTATACACTGGTGTCTCTCTACAAGCAATATGCAAATCTTCTTGGGAAAATGAATTCAGACGAGGTGGATGCAGTCTGGCAGGTGGTAATAGGAGCCAGAGTTGATGTAAGCAATcaagatgattttatttttttttttacaatttttttttacaaacaattTTGTAAATTATAATTCAGACAGCAATCTGCCTCTTAAAACTCTGCTCAGAAAGTTCTCACCTCACTTGCTCACCTTTTCACAAAGGCACTGTTTGGAAAAGTATTCAGATACTGTTACATCTAGTTAAGTAAGAACTTTGTTTGATTCCTAGATGACGACAAAACAGCAGGAATACCTAAGGCTGGAATCCAGCTGGATGACAGCGTTACGTCTTTCAGAAatggcagcagaagctgcatATCAATCAGGTAAGCACAAGCAGAAATACCAAGAATTTCTTTCCCCTAGAATTTAGGCAGTATTTGATGAATGAGAATGAAGTAGAGAGAGACAGAATATATATTCAGTTCATGTACCAACTTACAACTAGTGCTTGGGTTTTAGAGATGCTGAGAACTTGCATTCTTTTACTGGCTACAGGTCCAGTAGAAGCGTTCCGAGAACTAGGCCTGGAAACTTCACATGCAGTTTAGATCAAGACCAACCAAAACAGGTTTGAGGGAAGCGTTTAGTCCTTTTTAAATGCAACATTCAAACCCAGTTCTAGGAGCCACAGAAATAAGGCTATCTAGGGGGTCTAGTAGGTCTTTCTAGCTGGATTCACTTTTATTAAAAGAGTGAGACTATTTTCACTTTCATGCAAGAAAGATACTAATTTTGGTCTTTTCTCACAGTATACACACTTTCACAGAAAGTGCAGAGACTTGGTAACTCTGAGATTGAGTTATGGCAGCTGACTTCAGTAAAGTTAttggaggggagaaggggaggaaagcaATGAGAGTACACAGGGACACTCTCTAAGTGCCTGAAAAAGACACAGAACCAGGAGGAGCATGAGAGGAGAAAGCGTTCACAGTTCAGCAGTGGCACAGCTATCCCTGCGGCTGGTATGTGTCAAGACAGGCCAAGGACTAGAAGTTTCTGGCACACGATGGCTAGGCTTAGTTCTCAAACCCACTGGCACAAGCTGATTGCCCTGATCAGACGCTGGCTGTAACCCAGTTGGGTGGGAAGAATTCAAGGTGGCAAAAAAATGTCAAGTAGGCATAGTGTTTAAGGTAAATGAACTGTAAATGCACTTAGCATTAATACCATCCAAGAGCCATCAAAACACTTAGCAAAGCAGATGATAATTAATAGACAGTTGCTTCCTTAATTGAAAGTTTGCTGAGTGCTCCTCTAACCcactgtatttaaattattacatttcAGGTGCAGACCAAGCCTCCGTGACAGCCCGCAGCCACATTCAGCTAGTGAAATCGCAGGTGCAAGAAGTGCGACAGCTCTCCCAGAAAGCAGAGACCAAATTAGCTGAAGCTCAAACAGAAGAGCTCATAAAAGCTCAAGGAGAGGAATCTTCATTGCCACAGGGTATTTTAGGAAGTACAGAGGCAGGTGAGGACCCTTATCTTCGGGAGGACTGAAAGGAACTTAAGAGTCACCATAGAATATGTGACAGTCAATCACAAACTGAAGGTCCCAAACTTTTAAGTGTGGGATAGTGGGAAACTGCTGAAATAAGCCTATGATTccattcccctccccccaacattttttgttgtaaaGCAAAGAGGATTGCTTTACAAAtcagttcccccccccccaacattttttgttgtaaaGCAAAGAGGATTGCTTTACAAATCAATTCCAAGTATCTGAAAGGCCTTTATCTTGTTTGTAACTTGTTTGTAATACTTATGGATTCAATTACTGAAATGTTCAACTATGCAAATGTGAAAATTGCTATCAAGGATAGCTTGTTGTTCATCGTCTCTCTGCTGGGAGGGTCCTACGGATTGTTTGATAGTTTGTGAGCGCTCTCTTAAGAGGCTAACTAGGTATCAGCcaaagaagtatttaaaagtaattatttttaaagctgtgaagTAAATGATGTCTGTTAGGAGATACCTTCATTAAATTGTGCAAAAGCATCTCATTGCAAGTTATGCTCATTTGGGTAAGACATTAAGcgctgttttctgtttgaactTAGAAGTTTGTAACAGAGCTGAGTGACAGCTGCATCAAATTTGCAATCAAGAGAAGTTCTCAGCTGTAAAGCTAAGGACTTTCTGTGGAGTGACCCAGGCTCTTAGTGGAGTTCTGCAGTTCAGTACAGCCACCTCTTTCACCCAAGAGTCACCACTAAATATGCATGTGCTTTCCCCAGGAAGCAAAGGGAGATTTGATTTTCAAGATACTGTGGTTATAAACAAAGTCGTTGTGGCAACTGCTGtgtatttctttataaagcAGTGAGCAAAAGCAAGCGTTACATATTTGAATGCTTTTCAACATGagcttcaggaaaataatttcaagtctCTTTTTGCAAGCTTAATGTGAAATTTGCAGTATTAACGGTATAGACAATATAAACTTAAGCTGAGGTTGCTTTCTAGAGCAGTCTTTGTAGAATCCTTTGTAGAATAGTATCCACTAGAACTTTATCACTGCTGGTTTGAGTCAGATAATCCCCATTCATCAGGTTTTGTAAGAAAACACGCATTAATCATACATTTTTCACAACAAATGAGCATATGATGCACTACATGTGTGTCGAGGTTGCTGTTACTAAATTGAGTTGTGCTGGACTAAGAattttttcagctgtagcaTAAGCCTTCCTGTCTATTGAACAAATGCAAATCTGAGCTGCACAGCACTGTATACTTATAGATTAAGTAGAAAAGGAATTAGTAAACCACCATTTCTTGCTCCTGCTCCTCACTGGGTGCTGCTGTATCCGAGGTGGAGGGCACAGCTCACAGGAAGATGCCAGTGCCTGCTGTGCCAGTATGCAGGAGGTCCCAAACACAGCTTTGGGCTGgagcattaggaaaaaaagccactaTGAGAGGATTATTTACAGCAGTGGCACAGCCACGCCTTCACAAGCCAAATGCAACTTCAGGTCAACCTCTAACCACAACTGCTCTAATTTGCTACGTGCTGCA comes from Falco naumanni isolate bFalNau1 chromosome 1, bFalNau1.pat, whole genome shotgun sequence and encodes:
- the DIABLO gene encoding diablo homolog, mitochondrial — encoded protein: MAAGSRWLRSCCSFLRQSFPVLARIPRRCLSGMNGRWHQMAGMGLGVALCAVPVVEKQNSVSLSNDALIKRAVSLVTDSTSTLLSQTTYALIEALTEYTKAVYTLVSLYKQYANLLGKMNSDEVDAVWQVVIGARVDMTTKQQEYLRLESSWMTALRLSEMAAEAAYQSGADQASVTARSHIQLVKSQVQEVRQLSQKAETKLAEAQTEELIKAQGEESSLPQGILGSTEAGEDPYLRED